Proteins encoded within one genomic window of Kibdelosporangium phytohabitans:
- a CDS encoding trimeric intracellular cation channel family protein produces MLLVVLDLTGIAVFATSGALAGVRARLDTFGVVVLGITTALGGGIIRDVLLGIHPPSTLRDWRYLLVPVVTSLVVFWLHPQFARLRRGVLLADAVGLGLFTVTGTTTALAHDVPSYTACLIGMTTGIGGGALRDVLIREIPMVLRKEIYALAALAGGAVVVLGARLGFPAAPTAVVGAALIVTIRLIALWRRWNAPVARGMST; encoded by the coding sequence ATGCTCCTGGTAGTTCTTGACCTGACGGGGATCGCGGTGTTCGCCACATCGGGTGCGCTCGCCGGGGTGCGGGCGCGGCTGGACACCTTCGGCGTTGTCGTGCTGGGCATCACCACCGCGCTCGGCGGCGGGATCATCCGGGACGTGCTGCTCGGCATCCACCCGCCGTCGACTCTGCGGGACTGGCGCTACCTGCTCGTGCCGGTCGTCACGTCGCTGGTGGTGTTCTGGCTGCACCCGCAGTTCGCGAGGCTGCGTCGGGGTGTTCTGCTCGCCGACGCCGTCGGACTCGGCCTGTTCACGGTGACGGGCACGACCACCGCGCTCGCCCACGACGTGCCGTCGTACACGGCCTGCCTGATCGGGATGACCACGGGGATCGGCGGTGGCGCCCTGCGCGACGTGTTGATCAGGGAGATCCCGATGGTGCTGCGCAAGGAGATCTACGCGCTCGCCGCGCTGGCCGGCGGGGCGGTGGTGGTGCTCGGCGCGCGGCTCGGTTTCCCGGCCGCGCCGACCGCCGTCGTGGGTGCTGCCCTAATCGTGACCATTCGCCTGATCGCGCTCTGGCGCAGGTGGAACGCGCCCGTGGCACGCGGTATGAGCACCTGA
- a CDS encoding sensor histidine kinase produces MIFASHDHGRRQRISLRSRVTLLAAICVAGAVALVSLGAYLTVQQNLYAQVDDNLRTRATNALNGRSFDMRNNNQTTINDLALALSDVKFTIIDDEGTQLIPQPGMARPPVGAEERAVAEGVHTDWFRTDPRTDYRIFSLRISVEGSPGALVVAQRLGPTKQLLNDLALVLVLISGAGVVVAALAGTAVARTGLRPVERLTRATERVTRTGDLRPIQVSGDDELARLSHSFNTMLGAVSDARDRQRSLVADAGHELRTPLTSLRTNLELLMASEAPGAPTLSDKDKEEIQDDLRGQLDELTTLIGDLVELAREEGTQAVWEPVELVEVVEQALDRARRRAGDIEFDVSLQPWRLIGDEAALERAVLNLLDNAVKFNPPGGTVRVRLGSAGDGFAVLEVADQGPGIADEDLPRVFDRFYRSQEARTLPGSGLGLAIVQQAALRHGGEVLAGRSPEGGALFSLRLPGMPG; encoded by the coding sequence GTGATCTTTGCGTCGCATGACCACGGGCGCAGGCAACGCATATCGCTGAGAAGTCGAGTAACCCTCCTGGCCGCGATCTGTGTGGCCGGGGCGGTGGCGCTCGTCTCACTCGGTGCGTACCTGACCGTCCAGCAGAACCTCTACGCGCAGGTCGACGACAACCTGCGCACCCGCGCCACCAACGCGCTCAACGGGCGCAGCTTCGACATGCGCAACAACAACCAGACCACGATCAACGACCTGGCGCTGGCGTTGAGCGACGTGAAGTTCACGATCATCGACGACGAGGGCACGCAGCTGATCCCGCAGCCGGGGATGGCGCGCCCGCCCGTCGGCGCGGAGGAACGCGCGGTCGCCGAAGGCGTGCACACCGACTGGTTCCGCACCGACCCGAGGACCGACTACCGGATCTTCTCGCTGCGCATCAGCGTGGAGGGCTCGCCCGGTGCGCTGGTCGTGGCGCAGCGCCTCGGCCCGACCAAGCAGCTGCTCAACGACCTGGCCCTGGTGCTGGTGCTGATCAGCGGCGCCGGTGTCGTGGTCGCCGCGCTGGCGGGGACGGCGGTCGCGCGTACCGGTCTGCGGCCGGTCGAGCGGCTCACGCGGGCGACCGAGCGCGTCACCAGAACCGGTGACCTGCGGCCGATCCAGGTCAGCGGGGACGACGAGCTGGCTCGCCTGTCGCACAGCTTCAACACGATGCTCGGCGCGGTGTCCGACGCCCGCGACCGGCAGCGCAGCCTGGTCGCCGACGCGGGCCACGAGCTGCGGACGCCGCTGACTTCGTTGCGCACCAACCTGGAACTGCTGATGGCCTCCGAGGCGCCCGGCGCGCCGACACTGTCCGACAAGGACAAAGAGGAGATCCAGGACGACCTGCGCGGCCAGCTGGACGAGCTGACCACGCTGATCGGCGACCTGGTCGAGCTGGCGCGTGAGGAAGGCACACAGGCGGTGTGGGAGCCGGTCGAACTGGTCGAGGTCGTCGAGCAGGCGCTCGACCGGGCCCGCCGCCGGGCCGGTGACATCGAGTTCGACGTGTCGCTGCAGCCGTGGCGGCTGATCGGCGACGAGGCCGCGCTGGAACGCGCGGTGCTGAACCTGCTGGACAACGCGGTGAAGTTCAACCCGCCCGGCGGCACGGTCCGCGTCCGGCTCGGGTCGGCGGGCGACGGGTTCGCCGTGCTCGAAGTCGCCGACCAGGGCCCGGGAATCGCCGACGAGGACCTGCCGCGCGTGTTCGACCGGTTCTACCGGTCGCAGGAGGCGCGGACGCTGCCCGGCTCCGGGCTGGGCCTGGCGATCGTGCAGCAGGCGGCGCTGCGGCACGGCGGCGAGGTGCTCGCGGGTCGCTCGCCGGAAGGCGGCGCGCTGTTCAGCTTGCGGCTGCCGGGCATGCCGGGGTGA
- the mrf gene encoding ribosome hibernation factor-recruiting GTPase MRF, producing MSRVGLVVVAGLQRRQAAAVATRLMHAEAGSVVVHHDLRDIAKGFVVRRQKSAAGDHVVQLELAHGCVSCTLREDLLPLLAKLAESDGVRRIVLHLDPTIEPEPVCWALRKLPVQVAGVVTVVDVGTWLTDATGDEELAERGFGVAEGDDRTVAQVAVGQAEFADALVLTGAGADAWTAARTSAVLSRIAPRANRVSPADAVHALRGLPQGARRGKVDRWFDPLLCGQPPLESDCGVSLTVFADRRPFHPHRLHDAIGVLLEGVVRVRGRFWLASQPGLALWFESAGGALRIGQGGPWLATMDDWRDECPQRTVKASLEWHPRFGDRAQELTIVAHQAIPDELTAALAAALLTDEELAEGEEAWLRYPDPLVAIE from the coding sequence ATGTCACGGGTTGGGCTGGTGGTCGTGGCTGGTCTGCAACGGCGGCAGGCGGCGGCGGTGGCGACAAGGTTGATGCACGCCGAGGCTGGGAGCGTTGTCGTGCACCACGATCTACGCGACATAGCCAAGGGTTTCGTTGTGCGCAGGCAGAAGTCGGCGGCCGGTGACCACGTCGTCCAGCTGGAGCTCGCACACGGTTGCGTGTCCTGCACTCTGCGCGAGGACTTGCTGCCGTTGCTGGCGAAACTGGCCGAATCGGACGGTGTGCGCCGGATCGTGCTGCACCTCGACCCGACCATCGAGCCGGAACCGGTCTGCTGGGCGCTGCGCAAGCTCCCGGTCCAGGTGGCCGGTGTGGTCACGGTCGTCGACGTGGGCACGTGGCTGACCGACGCGACGGGCGACGAGGAACTCGCGGAACGTGGATTCGGTGTAGCAGAAGGAGATGATCGAACCGTCGCGCAGGTCGCCGTCGGCCAGGCCGAGTTCGCCGACGCGCTCGTGCTGACCGGCGCGGGTGCGGACGCGTGGACCGCTGCCCGGACTTCGGCCGTGCTGAGCAGGATCGCGCCACGTGCGAACAGGGTTTCCCCCGCCGACGCCGTGCACGCGTTGCGCGGCCTGCCACAAGGGGCTCGGCGCGGCAAGGTCGACCGCTGGTTCGACCCGCTCCTTTGTGGACAGCCGCCGCTGGAGTCCGACTGCGGCGTGTCGCTGACGGTCTTCGCGGACCGGCGGCCGTTCCACCCGCACCGCCTGCACGACGCGATCGGCGTGCTGCTCGAAGGGGTCGTCCGGGTCCGCGGCCGGTTCTGGCTGGCCAGCCAGCCCGGCCTGGCGCTGTGGTTCGAGTCGGCCGGTGGTGCGCTGCGGATCGGCCAAGGTGGACCGTGGCTGGCCACAATGGACGACTGGCGGGACGAATGCCCGCAGCGGACAGTGAAAGCGTCGCTGGAGTGGCACCCGAGGTTCGGCGACCGCGCGCAGGAGCTGACGATCGTCGCGCACCAGGCCATCCCCGACGAGCTCACCGCCGCGCTGGCGGCCGCGCTGCTGACCGACGAGGAGCTCGCCGAGGGGGAGGAAGCGTGGCTGCGCTACCCGGATCCCCTTGTGGCTATTGAGTAG
- a CDS encoding histidine phosphatase family protein: protein MRILLLRHAESLGNVDELAYCRIPDHALPLTTRGEEQARAAGPVVRELLGPGPVAVYVSPYVRTQRTLQLLDIDDMVTRTVAEPRLREQDWGNLQDPVEQEIQKLKRHEFGHFFYRLAHGESGADVDDRVAAFLAELKDRMKEDHDHPDTVLLVTHGLTMRLLCRRVFSWSIDLFESLSNPNQVDPRILTLSHGMWTLDRPFPQWRPSPDGTTQ, encoded by the coding sequence GTGCGGATCCTCCTCCTGCGGCACGCCGAGAGCCTCGGCAACGTCGACGAACTGGCGTACTGCCGTATCCCCGACCACGCGTTGCCGCTGACCACGAGAGGTGAGGAGCAGGCTCGCGCCGCCGGTCCGGTCGTGCGCGAGCTGCTCGGTCCCGGGCCGGTGGCGGTCTACGTCAGCCCGTACGTGCGTACCCAGCGCACACTGCAATTGCTGGACATCGACGACATGGTCACCCGGACCGTCGCCGAGCCCCGGCTGCGCGAGCAGGACTGGGGAAACCTCCAGGACCCGGTCGAGCAGGAGATCCAGAAGCTCAAACGGCACGAGTTCGGGCACTTCTTCTACCGGCTCGCGCACGGCGAGTCCGGCGCGGACGTGGACGACCGGGTGGCCGCGTTCCTCGCCGAGCTCAAGGACCGGATGAAGGAGGACCACGACCACCCGGACACCGTCCTGCTGGTGACGCACGGCCTGACGATGCGGCTGCTGTGCAGGCGGGTGTTCTCGTGGAGCATCGACCTGTTCGAGTCACTGTCCAATCCGAACCAGGTCGACCCGAGGATCCTCACCCTGTCACACGGGATGTGGACCCTGGACCGGCCGTTCCCGCAGTGGCGCCCATCTCCCGACGGCACTACTCAATAG
- the rpmB gene encoding 50S ribosomal protein L28 — MSAICQVTGRKPGFGNQVSHSHKRTKRRWDPNVQRRHYWLPSEGRRITLTVSAKGIKTIDRKGIEAVVAQLRRNGVRV; from the coding sequence ATGTCCGCGATCTGCCAGGTCACCGGGCGCAAACCGGGTTTCGGCAACCAGGTTTCGCACTCGCACAAGCGCACCAAGCGGCGCTGGGACCCGAACGTGCAACGGCGTCACTACTGGCTGCCGTCGGAAGGGCGCCGGATCACGCTGACGGTGTCGGCGAAGGGCATCAAAACCATCGACCGCAAGGGAATCGAGGCGGTCGTCGCGCAGTTGCGCCGCAACGGGGTGCGCGTCTGA
- a CDS encoding esterase/lipase family protein gives MNRVLRRILALSAAGLMFTAVPATAAPSGGVNDWSCRPSAAHPRPVVAAHGLFGNGPGNFLAIAPALAAKGHCVFTPTYGQSAIPGIGGTDYIQNSAKEFGEYVDKVLTATKAAKVDVVGHSEGGIMPRYYLKNYGGAAKVNHFVALAPPNHGTTMSGIAELAKLFPGAAQLLVGGLCKSCLQLIRDSDFIRELNAGGETQPGVRYTVIVSTSDFLVTPVSTSLLTGPDVRNIVIQDEHPGVFVGHIGLAYDSISIGYVTAALA, from the coding sequence ATGAATCGGGTACTCCGGCGGATCCTCGCCCTGTCCGCCGCCGGTCTCATGTTCACCGCAGTCCCCGCCACGGCCGCGCCGTCCGGTGGCGTCAACGACTGGTCGTGCCGCCCCTCAGCGGCACACCCGCGACCGGTCGTCGCCGCACACGGCTTGTTCGGCAACGGCCCCGGCAACTTCCTCGCCATCGCACCCGCGCTCGCCGCCAAGGGCCACTGCGTGTTCACGCCGACCTACGGCCAGTCCGCGATCCCCGGCATCGGTGGCACGGACTACATCCAGAACTCCGCGAAGGAGTTCGGCGAGTACGTCGACAAGGTGCTCACCGCGACCAAGGCGGCCAAAGTGGACGTCGTCGGGCACTCCGAAGGCGGCATCATGCCGCGCTACTACCTGAAGAACTACGGTGGCGCGGCCAAGGTGAACCACTTCGTCGCCCTCGCACCGCCCAACCACGGCACGACCATGAGCGGCATCGCCGAACTCGCCAAACTGTTCCCCGGTGCGGCCCAGCTGCTCGTCGGCGGGTTGTGCAAGTCGTGCCTGCAGCTGATCAGGGACTCCGACTTCATCCGCGAGCTCAACGCGGGCGGCGAAACGCAGCCGGGCGTGCGCTACACGGTCATCGTGAGCACGTCGGACTTCCTCGTCACGCCGGTCTCCACGTCGTTGCTGACCGGGCCGGACGTGCGCAACATCGTCATCCAGGACGAACACCCCGGTGTCTTCGTCGGGCACATCGGACTGGCGTACGACTCGATCAGCATCGGCTACGTCACCGCCGCATTGGCCTGA
- a CDS encoding twin-arginine translocation pathway signal protein, with the protein MHDDDEPVGRIIGRREALILLGAAGATLTVAGSPVAGATTSTDGPEVCALDCVVKPEQMEGPYFVDRRLNRSDIRTDPATGQPSAGTALTLNFTVQSVRPGQCTPLPNAMVDVWQCDAFGLYSDIPSQGSSGRRFLRGYQNTNAEGKAQFITILPGWYTGRTLHIHIKIRTTGTNGRPYEFTSQLYFTPQFGAAYLRTQPYARKGPADTTNNRDSIYLRGGAQMLLNPVASGAGYSADFAIGLDLSNTQVGQPD; encoded by the coding sequence ATGCACGACGACGACGAGCCGGTAGGCAGGATCATCGGCCGACGGGAGGCGCTGATCCTGCTCGGCGCCGCAGGTGCGACGCTCACGGTCGCGGGATCTCCCGTGGCGGGCGCCACCACCTCCACCGACGGCCCCGAGGTCTGCGCACTGGACTGCGTGGTCAAGCCGGAGCAGATGGAAGGTCCTTACTTCGTCGACAGGAGGCTCAACCGGTCCGACATCCGGACCGACCCGGCCACTGGTCAGCCGTCGGCCGGAACGGCGCTGACGCTCAACTTCACCGTCCAGTCAGTCCGCCCCGGGCAGTGCACGCCGCTGCCCAACGCCATGGTGGACGTCTGGCAGTGCGACGCGTTCGGCCTGTACTCGGACATCCCCTCACAGGGAAGTTCCGGCCGCCGTTTCCTGCGCGGCTACCAGAACACCAACGCAGAGGGGAAGGCCCAGTTCATCACCATCCTGCCCGGCTGGTACACGGGCAGGACCCTGCACATCCACATCAAGATCCGGACGACCGGCACCAACGGCCGCCCGTACGAGTTCACCTCGCAGCTGTACTTCACGCCCCAGTTCGGCGCGGCGTACCTGCGGACCCAGCCGTACGCGCGCAAGGGCCCCGCGGACACCACCAACAACAGGGACTCCATCTACCTGCGTGGTGGTGCCCAGATGCTGCTGAACCCCGTGGCCAGCGGGGCCGGCTACAGCGCGGACTTCGCGATCGGGCTCGACCTGTCCAACACCCAGGTCGGCCAGCCCGACTGA
- a CDS encoding Lrp/AsnC family transcriptional regulator: protein MGNKYVLDSIDREILFHLERDGRLSNVDLAERVGLTPPPCLRRVKRLEEQGVITGYRARINPAATGRPLEVIVSVEVAISDKKTLADLEATIAGYEEVIEFRRLFGTPDYHMRVMVADHEAYEHFQTEKIIGIPGVARVISHLTMKKIKVSD from the coding sequence GTGGGCAATAAATATGTACTGGATTCGATCGATCGAGAAATATTGTTCCACCTCGAACGCGACGGCCGGTTGAGCAACGTCGACCTGGCCGAACGAGTCGGCCTCACCCCGCCGCCCTGCCTGCGCCGCGTCAAACGGCTGGAGGAGCAGGGCGTGATCACGGGATACCGGGCGCGGATCAACCCGGCGGCCACCGGCAGGCCGCTGGAGGTGATCGTGTCGGTCGAGGTGGCCATCAGCGACAAGAAGACGCTCGCCGACCTGGAAGCCACCATCGCGGGCTACGAGGAAGTGATCGAGTTCCGCAGGCTCTTCGGCACGCCCGACTACCACATGCGCGTGATGGTCGCCGACCACGAGGCCTACGAGCACTTCCAGACCGAGAAGATCATCGGCATCCCCGGTGTGGCACGGGTGATCTCCCACCTGACCATGAAGAAGATCAAGGTCAGCGACTGA
- a CDS encoding SGNH/GDSL hydrolase family protein, giving the protein MNTLRVIMVTLLACLLVTPTANAAPRYQRYVALGDSYTSGPGIPWPRLDRLACYTSTNNYPALLADNLGLRSYTDASCGGADTTNMLAPQKPPLPFGTHPAQFSFLRADTDLVTVGIGGNDFGVFGELTGKCPELRPSDPTGSPCRTHYTVDGVDTMKQKVAMTGERVRAVLAGVHERSPAAKVVLVGYPRIAPPRGSCPDVLPIADGDLRWLDEVEQALNSALANAADADGRTTFVDMYPASLGHDACAGSAAWIQGKDNNLFAAIQYHPFKSGMVGVANEVSEALGVRGGAHGRPVPRSVDKAVVGDASTVTLLTRSGYGR; this is encoded by the coding sequence GTGAACACACTGCGCGTGATCATGGTGACCCTGCTCGCCTGTCTGCTCGTGACGCCCACCGCGAACGCGGCTCCCCGATACCAGCGGTACGTGGCGCTGGGCGACTCCTACACCTCCGGCCCCGGCATCCCGTGGCCGCGGCTGGATCGGCTCGCCTGCTACACCTCGACGAACAACTACCCCGCGCTGCTGGCCGACAACCTCGGACTGCGGTCGTACACCGACGCCAGCTGCGGCGGCGCGGACACCACGAACATGCTCGCCCCGCAGAAGCCGCCGCTGCCCTTCGGCACGCACCCGGCGCAGTTCAGCTTCCTGCGCGCGGACACCGACCTCGTCACGGTCGGCATCGGCGGCAACGACTTCGGCGTTTTCGGTGAACTCACGGGCAAGTGCCCCGAACTGCGGCCGAGTGACCCGACCGGTTCGCCGTGCCGCACGCACTACACGGTGGACGGCGTGGACACCATGAAGCAGAAGGTGGCCATGACCGGCGAACGGGTCCGCGCGGTCCTCGCGGGCGTGCACGAACGTTCCCCCGCGGCCAAGGTCGTGCTGGTCGGCTACCCGAGGATCGCGCCGCCGCGAGGCAGCTGCCCGGACGTGCTGCCGATCGCCGACGGCGACCTGCGCTGGCTCGACGAGGTCGAACAGGCGCTGAACTCGGCGCTGGCGAACGCGGCCGACGCCGACGGGCGTACGACGTTTGTCGACATGTATCCCGCGTCGCTCGGCCACGACGCGTGCGCCGGAAGTGCCGCGTGGATCCAGGGCAAGGACAACAACCTGTTCGCCGCGATCCAGTACCACCCGTTCAAGTCCGGAATGGTCGGTGTGGCCAACGAGGTCAGCGAGGCTCTCGGCGTACGCGGTGGCGCGCACGGCCGACCGGTGCCGCGTTCGGTGGACAAGGCCGTTGTCGGCGACGCGTCGACCGTGACCCTCCTCACTCGGTCGGGGTATGGCCGGTGA
- a CDS encoding response regulator transcription factor → MRILVVDDDRAVRESLRRSLQFNGYQVETASDGQQALDAIKSGGRPDAMVLDVMMPRLDGLEVCRQLRSTGDDLPILVLTARDLVSDRVAGLDAGADDYLPKPFALEELLARLRALLRRTAADAAAAEKQEPSLKFADLELDPGTREVRRGDRSMSLTRTEFSLLELLLTHPKQVLTRSRILEEVWGYDFPTSGNALEVYIGYLRRKTEAAGEPRLIHTVRGVGYVLRETPP, encoded by the coding sequence ATGCGCATACTCGTAGTGGACGACGACAGGGCTGTTCGTGAGTCCCTTCGGCGGTCGCTGCAGTTCAACGGATACCAGGTGGAAACGGCGAGCGACGGCCAGCAGGCGCTGGACGCGATCAAGAGCGGCGGACGGCCGGACGCGATGGTGCTCGACGTGATGATGCCGAGGCTGGACGGGCTCGAGGTGTGCCGCCAGCTCCGCAGTACCGGTGACGACCTGCCGATTCTCGTGCTGACCGCACGGGACTTGGTCTCCGACCGGGTAGCCGGTCTCGACGCTGGGGCCGACGACTACCTGCCGAAGCCCTTCGCGCTGGAGGAACTGCTGGCCCGGCTGCGTGCCCTGCTGCGGCGGACCGCGGCCGACGCGGCCGCCGCCGAGAAGCAGGAGCCGTCGCTGAAGTTCGCCGATCTGGAGCTGGACCCCGGCACCCGGGAGGTCCGCCGCGGCGACCGGTCGATGAGCCTGACCCGTACCGAGTTCTCCCTGCTCGAACTGCTGCTGACGCACCCGAAGCAGGTGCTCACGCGCAGCCGCATCCTCGAGGAGGTCTGGGGATACGACTTCCCCACGTCCGGCAACGCGCTGGAGGTCTACATCGGCTACCTGCGGCGCAAGACCGAGGCCGCCGGTGAGCCCAGGCTGATCCACACCGTGCGGGGCGTCGGGTACGTGCTGCGGGAGACCCCGCCGTGA
- a CDS encoding M20/M25/M40 family metallo-hydrolase: MTQVNAWLDHRADEMADLLVRLIAVESENPPGRALGRCARLLSDAMDELGLNPELIPLDAERDLDEPGIVRGTVGSGEKTLYFHGHFDVVPAQNRAQFTARRRDGRIVGRGSADMKGGIVSMLYGAAAVKESLADGRIVIHLVCDEETGSVTGAGHLRRSGMIDPRAVAMVTAEPSGGRIWNAARGALSLKVSVQGKEAHVGQADRGVNAFHHLLHVARPVEAYAREMAEEQSMVVPGGLFGGGLNFNVVPGDAYFTIDGRYHPRVDLDRELKRLNGIITHAADEIGADVSIEVTQQQPPAYTDPAHPAAVALAEAVTEINGEDAAFELCEGILETRWYDQVGIPAFGYGAGLLGVSHGPDEYVDEAAMRRCAAVYARYADLMLG; this comes from the coding sequence ATGACTCAGGTGAACGCGTGGCTGGACCACCGGGCCGACGAGATGGCCGACTTGCTCGTCCGGCTGATCGCCGTCGAATCCGAGAACCCGCCGGGGCGGGCCCTCGGCCGGTGCGCGCGGTTGTTGAGCGATGCCATGGACGAACTCGGCCTCAATCCGGAGCTCATCCCGCTCGACGCCGAGCGGGACCTCGACGAGCCGGGCATTGTGCGCGGCACGGTCGGCAGCGGCGAGAAAACCCTGTACTTCCACGGCCATTTCGACGTGGTTCCCGCGCAGAACCGTGCGCAGTTCACCGCGCGGCGCCGTGACGGCAGGATCGTCGGCCGGGGGAGCGCGGACATGAAAGGCGGCATCGTCAGCATGTTGTACGGCGCCGCCGCCGTGAAGGAATCGTTGGCAGACGGGCGAATCGTGATACACCTCGTCTGCGACGAGGAGACCGGCAGCGTCACCGGGGCCGGGCATCTCCGGCGCAGCGGCATGATCGACCCTCGCGCCGTCGCCATGGTCACGGCGGAACCCAGCGGCGGGCGCATCTGGAACGCGGCGCGTGGCGCATTGTCGTTGAAGGTCTCCGTGCAGGGCAAGGAAGCCCATGTGGGACAAGCGGACCGTGGCGTCAACGCGTTCCACCACCTGCTGCACGTCGCACGGCCTGTCGAGGCATACGCCCGTGAGATGGCCGAGGAACAGTCCATGGTCGTGCCCGGTGGCCTGTTCGGCGGCGGCTTGAACTTCAACGTAGTGCCTGGTGACGCGTACTTCACCATCGACGGCCGCTACCACCCGCGGGTGGATCTCGACCGGGAACTCAAGCGGCTGAACGGGATCATCACCCACGCTGCCGACGAGATCGGCGCGGACGTCTCGATCGAGGTGACACAGCAACAACCTCCCGCCTACACCGATCCCGCTCACCCCGCAGCCGTCGCATTGGCCGAAGCGGTCACGGAGATCAACGGCGAGGATGCTGCTTTCGAGCTGTGCGAAGGGATTCTGGAGACGCGGTGGTACGACCAGGTCGGCATACCGGCGTTCGGGTACGGCGCTGGGCTGCTGGGCGTCTCGCACGGCCCCGACGAGTACGTCGACGAGGCCGCCATGCGCCGGTGTGCTGCCGTGTACGCGCGATACGCCGACCTGATGCTGGGGTGA
- a CDS encoding TetR/AcrR family transcriptional regulator, whose protein sequence is MARNRRKQPRRDALLAAAVEVVGERGVAGTTHRAVTERAEVPLATASYYFSSIDELIAEALTAFVKQRAEEIGLPHRDDVSPSTVAEWYAEQVMGLEKSKRLAFYEVLLNAARTPELAEAARNAMASYQDWAVAGLDAAGTPRGVGAARAFVALGLGFGLLHLVEERESDTEELFTALRDLFIGSVLEPDEHAAWTERLTQGRD, encoded by the coding sequence ATGGCTCGCAACCGACGCAAACAGCCCCGCCGGGACGCACTGCTGGCCGCTGCCGTCGAAGTGGTCGGCGAGCGCGGCGTGGCCGGGACGACCCACCGCGCGGTGACCGAACGCGCCGAGGTGCCGTTGGCGACCGCGAGCTACTACTTCTCCTCGATCGACGAGCTGATCGCCGAGGCCCTCACCGCGTTCGTCAAGCAGCGCGCCGAGGAGATCGGTCTGCCACACCGTGACGACGTTTCGCCGTCGACTGTCGCCGAGTGGTACGCCGAGCAGGTCATGGGTCTGGAGAAGTCGAAACGGCTGGCGTTCTACGAGGTTCTGCTCAACGCCGCCCGCACACCGGAACTCGCCGAGGCGGCCCGCAACGCGATGGCGAGCTACCAGGACTGGGCGGTCGCGGGTCTCGACGCGGCCGGGACGCCGAGGGGAGTAGGTGCCGCGCGCGCTTTCGTCGCATTGGGACTCGGCTTCGGTCTGCTCCATTTGGTCGAGGAGCGGGAAAGCGACACCGAGGAGTTGTTCACGGCGTTGCGGGACTTGTTCATCGGCAGCGTGCTGGAACCGGACGAACACGCCGCGTGGACCGAGCGGCTGACGCAAGGCCGAGACTGA